The DNA sequence AGAGACACAGCACCGACTGTAGTCGCGGCCGCGATGGGGATTTGAGCTGTGGTCACACCGGTTAGATGGCTGCGGCGGCCCAAAGGTTCAACGGGTGATGGGCCGGCCGATGAGTTGCGGGGCTCGCAGGCGCGCACCCTGATAGGCGCGGACGTCCTCGAAGCGCACGTGCTGCTCCCAGTCGGCGCGGGCGGCGGAGATCTCCTCCTGGCTGCGGGCGACGAAGTTCCACCACATCAGGATGGTCTCGCCGAAGGGGGCTCCGCCGATGACGAGGACCTGGGCGCCGGCGCGTGTACTGAGCTGCATCTCGCTGCGATGGGCTCCGAGGTAATACAGCGTGTCGAGCTGCAGCGGCTGGCCTTCGAAGGCCGCGTCGCCGGAAAGGATGATGAGTGCGTGCTCGAAGTCGGGCCGCAGCGGCAGTTCTGTGCTCGTGGCGGGGTGCAGGGTCATCTCGGCGCCGACCATGGGCGAGTAGGCCACGCCTTTCGAGCGATGCCCCTGCCAGTCCCCCAGGATGACGCGGATCAACGCGCCGGGCTCTTCCAGCACGGGCGGCGTCGGGTGGTGTCCAAAGGCCGGCGGCGCGTGGCGATGGGCGTCGGGCAGCGCGACCCAGAGCTGGACTCCGTTGAGGTGGCCCGTGTTCTCGACGGGCGTCTCCTCGGTATGGGTGATGCCGCGGCCGGCGGTCATGACGCCGAGCTGGCCGGGCCGCAGCAGGGCCTCGGTACCGAGGCTGTCGTGATGGATGATCTCACCCGACAGCAGCCAGGAGACCGTCTGCAGGCCGATGTGCGGATGCGGAGCGACATCCATGGGCTTGTCGTTGGTGAAGCTGAGCGGGCCGTAGCGGTCGAGGAAGCACCAGGGCCCGATCATGCGGCGCTGGCGCACGGGCAGGATGCGGCGGATGCGGATGCGACCGAGGTCGGTCTCGTGCGCCGGGTAAGTCTCCAGGACGCGGGCGGAATCCGCCGCCGCGCATTCCAGGGCTGTTGATTCGGTAGGCAGTAGATTGCTCAGGGCGCCTCTCCTTTTTCTATTCTGGCGCAGGAGCGGCGAACAAAACAGCCCTTGGCATGTCACTGAATAGTGCGAAATCCCGCTTTTATGAGTGAACGCCGCCGCACTCGGCGGTCGCCTCTGGGAGGGACTTGTATGGTCAATCCGCAATCCGCAATCGTGCTCCCGCGGGGGGAGCAGATATTCGAGGTCGAAGGCCAGGCGCAAATGGTGGAGTGGTCGTTGAATCCGCCGCTGGGCCGTATCATCGTTCTACCCGGTTCGCCGGGAAAGGCTCTTTACCAAGCACCGCTGTTTCGCTGGAGTAGCGCCGATGTGAAGATCACCGCCAAGGTGGAGGGTGACGCGAACGCCGGCGGAGAAGCCGCGATTACGCTATCGGCCACGCCCAGTTGGCTGACGCTGCTGAGCGCCTTCTGGGTCCTGACCTTTGGGGTAACGATCGGTATGCTGTTTTACCTGTGGCCCGCGCCTCCGCCTCCCATTGGCGTGGAGGTCTATCCTCCGGCTGTGACCCTGTCGCCGGGCAAAGTCCAACAGTTTGAGGCACGAGTCCTGGGCGCTCCGGACCAGACCGTGATCTGGACGTCGGTCGGCGGCACCATCTCTCCGACTGGCTTGTTTACAGCCCCCTCGCCCCTCAAAGAAGGAGAGACCCCCAGGATTATCGCCACCCTGGCCTCGGACTCGAAGTTCAGTGCGGCCGCCCAGGTCATCATGTCCACCGAGCAATTGGTGATGACTCGGTCATTGGCGTCTGCAGCACAGATGGCAGCCGGCTCCGGGATTCAGTTTGAGGCGCACGGGGATTCGGAGAAGGCCGCCGAGGGCCTGAGCTGGATCACAACGGAAGGGACTGTCGACAAGAAGAGCGGACTCTTCACCGTGCCCGAGTACTCCCATACAGGCCGCGCCGTCGTCACCGCCTTCGACCCGAAGAACCCGAACCGCAAGGCCAGTGCGGTGGTGCTGCTGCGCGGTGGCTTCCCATCGGACGTGAGCTCGCAAGACCGGAATCTGACAGGGCTGCTGATTGCCTTCTGGGCGGGTGCCTTGGGTGCGGCGCTGGGGGCGCTTCGGTCGTTCGTCGGTTTCGTGGGCAATCGGAAGTTCGTGGCCAGTTGGGGCGTCTATTACCTGTCGCGGCCCGTCTTTGGGGCCGGGTTGGCGCTGCTGGTCCACTTTGGGTACAGGATGGGCGCCTTCAATGCGTCGCCGGGCAGCAGTCCCATGGACCCCGCCAGTGCCGCGTTCATCGGAGGCATTGTGGGCCTTTTCGCGGACGATGTGCTGGGCAAGTTGAAGGACTTTGTGGACCGCTTCCTGCAGATGTCTGAGCCTCGAACGGACAAGATGAAACAGGATGCTGGGACCACCGCGGCTGCAGCGCCTGCCCCCTCGATCAGCTCGGCGACTGCTTCCAGGGCTGCCGGGACGGTCGTTGTGACCGGGCAAAACTACACCGCCGCATCGAAGGTTCACATCGACGGCACGGCCAGGACGACAACCTTCATCAGCGCGACGTCGGTGTCGGCTCCGCTGGATGCGACGAAGAACGTTGGCGACGATGTGAAGGTTGTAGTGGTCAACAGCCCTACAGCAAAGAGCGCCGAACAGACCGTCAAAGTCGTGGCCTGACCCAGGCTGGCAGCGGCGGCTTCGGGTTGGATAGGATGGTCGCTTCGATGAAACGACTCCTCCTTGTCTCCCTGGTGGCTGCCGCCGCCTTCGCCCAGCCCGCGCGCTGGAGCGAGAAGCAGGCCAACGACTGGTATGCGAAGCAGCCCTGGCTGGTGGGCGCGAACTACAACCCGGCGAACGCCATCAACGAGTTGGAGATGTGGCAGAAGGAGACGTTTGACCCGGCGCGCATCGACCTGGAGTTGGGTTGGGCGCGGAGCATCGGCATGAACACGATGCGGGTCTTCCTGCACGACCTACCGTGGCAGCAGGATCCGGCGGGGTACAAGCAGCGCATCGGCCAGTTCTTGACGATTGCCGCCAAACACAATATTCGCCCGATGTTTGTGCTGTTCGACTCCTGCTGGGATCCGGCGCCGAAGCTGGGCAGGCAGCGGGCTCCGAAGCCGGGCGTCCACAACTCGGGCTGGGTACAGAGTCCGGGTGCGGCGGCGCTGCAGGATCCCAAGCAGCACGCGCGGCTGGAGGCGTACGTGAAGGGCGTCGTGAGCGCCTTTGCGAACGACGATCGTGTGCTGGCCTGGGACATCTGGAACGAGCCCGACAACACGAACGGGTCGAGCTACGGCAAGCTGGAACCGGCGAACAAGGTGGACCTCGTGCTCCCGCTGATGAAGCAGTCGTTCGCGTGGGCGCGGTCAGCGAATCCGAAGCAGCCGCTGACGGCCGGCGTCTGGCAGGGCGACTGGTCGACTGCCTCCAAGCTTTCGCCTATGGCCAAGGCGCAGCTGGAACTGTCCGACGTGATCTCGTTCCACAACTATGACGGCCCGGCCGAGTTCGAGAAGCACATCCAGTGGCTGAAGCCGCTGAACCGGCCCATCCTGTGCACCGAATACATGGCGCGCGGCAACGGGAGCACGTTCCAGGGCACGCTGCCGGTGGCGAAGAGGTACAAGGTGGCGGCGATCAACTGGGGCCTGGTGGCGGGTAAATCGCAAACGTTCCTGCCCTGGGATTCGTGGCAAAAGCCGTATGTGGATCGCGAGCCGGCGATCTGGTTCCACGAGGTCTTCAAGACCGACGGGACTCCCTACAAGAAGGACGAGACGGACTTCATCCGAAAGATAACGTCACAAAAATAGGGGCGGTTGACACGACCGCGACAAACATCACTTTTGCTGGGAAATCCGGACGTTGCGGCGCGCGGACCGCTACACTGGAAGGCACCAACAGAGGAGGTTTTACTATGTCCATTTACGGAGCCAGCGAGCTGGCGAGAAGTTTTCGTACTGTTCGCAAGAACACGATTATCACGGCGCAGGAGATTCCGGAGGAGCAGTATGGATTCCGGGCCACTCCTGACACGCGAAGCGTTGCCGAGACCCTGATTCACATGGCAGTGATCCCAACCTTTGGTGAACGGATCCACTTCAACGACAAGATCGACACGTTCGTGGGGTTCGATTTCTTCGGTGTGATGGGCGCCCATTACGCCGAGGAGAAGGTGCCTCGGACGAAGGCCGAGATCATTGAGATGCTGACGGTGAACGGCGAGCGTTTTGCGAAACTGCTGGATGGCGTCACGGACGAGATGCTGGCGGAGACCATCACGTATCCGCCCGGCATGGAACCGGCGTTCAAAACCCGCTTTGAGATGCTGCTGAGCACGAAGGAGCACGAGATGCACCATCGGGGCCAACTGATGTTGATGCAGCGGATGATTGGCATTGTGCCGCATCTGACGCGGAACTTCCAGGCTCGTGTCGCGGAGATCCAGGCGGCCCGGAAGTAGACACAACTCAATTGTGGAAGGAAGGGCCTGGCGCCAAAATGCCAGGCCTTTCTAGTTTTGTTCAGGCTCCAATGGCGAGCAGACGGCGCAAGCTGGACCAGCGGGGTTGTTCCTCGGCCTCCTCGAGTTGTGCGCAGCCGGCGGCGAGGCGTTCAGCGAATTGGCGGATGGCCCGGCCTGGCGCCAGGGATGTGGGCAGAGGGAGGCGGTAGTCGGTCATGGCCGCGCGGATGCCTCGCTTGTCCTCCGGAATGCGTGCCGCCACCGGACAGCTCAGGTACTTCTTGATATCGTCCAAACCGATGTCCGTCTGGTTCCACGCATTGATCACAACCTGGATCTTGTCCGCCGGAACGCCACGGCCGACCAGTTCCACGCTACGTCGTTTGGCCAGTTGCAGGGCACAGGGCTCCTGCGTCGTCACCAGAAAAACGGCGCGAGCGTGGCGCAGGATCTCCTCGGTGCCGCTGTTCACCAGCTCTGGTAGATCGACAACGATGGATTCATAGCGGCCTTGGAGGAAGCGCAGCAGGAGGTAGTAGTGATGCCACTGTGGAAGGCCATGGTGCATTTCGGCGGAAGCCAGCAGGAAGTCGACACCGTGGCGGCGCGAGATGAAGTTGTGCCAGCGCAGAGGGTCGATCTCGGAAGCGAACGCCAGGGCGCTTTGTGTGCTGCCGCGGGCGGGGACTCCGGCCATTTCGCCCAGCATCCCCGAGCGCAGGTCGGCTTCCATACATAACACCCGATGGTCCCGCGTAGAGGCCAGAACGGTGGCGGTGGAAAGCGCGAGCGTGCTGGCGCCGGAACCCGCCTTGGCCGGCAGGAAGCAGAAGAGGTTCTGGCTGGGGTTCGGGTCCAGGCTGCGAATCGCGGCGGCGATGGCTGAGTCCAGGGGTTCTCGTTCCAGCGGATAGGCGAGAAACTGGGCGATGCCCGAGGCGCGGAGGCTCTCCCGCAGGGCCGACGTGCCGCCTGCGCCAATCACCGGAGTGCGGGGGCAGCGAGCCTGAATCTCGCGCAGGCAGCCCGACGCGGAGGAGGGGTCCTCCAGGTCGAGGAGAACCAGTTCCGGTTCGAACTGGCGGCAGGCGCTGCCGAGCCACATAAGAGCGGGGTATCCGGTTGTCTGGCGGACGATGGAGAGCTTGGCGGATTCCAAAGCGAGCCTGTTCATCGACTCGCAACGGGCCGGGCTGGAACAGATTAACAACGTTGTAAACATAACGTGCCTGCACTCCGTAAGCACGTTAAGGGCCAGTGGCTGCCGCACTGGAAGTGTAAGCTGTGGAGCGGTCTAGCCGTCAGAAGTCCGACTTTCTCAGGTGCATTCGTCAGATTTTCGTCAGGCATACCCCTTACAGACTAACCGAGTACAGATTGCGGCAGGCTGGTGAAGACGATGCGTTCGTAGGGCGACGTCTCGCCGCATTCATAGAGGCACCCGATGCGGTCCCGCTTGAGCGGCGCGAGGCAGGAGTAGGCCGCCGGGCCGTTGTGCACCACTTGACCGGCGGACCATGTCTTGCCTTGGTCTTTCGACGCGCGAACCGTGAGGCGTTCGCGTTTGGTGGAGGCCGGGTTGGAGAAGTAAAGTACGTTGTCGCGGGCGATGAGGCTGGCCTGGCAGACGGATTCGACGAGCGCCGCGTCGTGAGTGATGGGCTCCCAGGTCGTGCCGCCATCGCGGCTGATGGAGACGGCGCGGCGGTTCTGCTGGTGGTAGTTGCGCATGTTCAGCATGAGGGAGCCGTCGCGCAGTTCGACGATCTGGCATTCATTGGTCCCGGGATCCGATGACCCCCCGATTTGCCAGGTGCGCCCGTGGTCGTCGCTGTAGATGATGTGGGACAGGGTGGCGCGGGTACCCTCAACCGCGTGGTCGCAGGGAATGATAAGGCGGCCGGTGTGGGTTTGGATGCCGACCCCGGGTCCGGTGGCATACCACGTCCATTCGGGCTTGCGGGTGAAGCTGGTGATCTCGTCGAGGATCGTCCAGGTGAGGCCGTCGTCGTCGCTGCTGGTGATGAAGACCGTACGGCGGTCGGGCACGGTGCGGTCGATCATCTGCCGTTCGGTGACGTTGCCCGGGTTCACGGTGAGGGGCAGGAAGATGCGGCCCGTCTTGCTGTCCTGGACGGGGCAGGGATTGCCGATGGTGTCATCGCCGTGATCGGCTACCAGTTCGATGCCGGACCACGTCCGCCCCTGGTCCATGCTGCGCTTGACCACGACGTCGATGTCGCCGCTGTCCGAACGGCCGCCCTTGCGGCCCTCCGCGAAGGCCAGCAGCGTCCCCTTGCGGGTGGCCAGCAGGGCCGGAATTCGGAAGGTGTGATAGCCGTCGTCGCCCGCCTGGAAGACGGTGATCTTGACGGATGGTTCGGGAGCGGCGGCGAAAGCGGGGGCGGCGATCAGGCCGGCCAGGCAGTGGCGTCGGGTGAGCTTGGGTGTAATTGGCATGGAAATGAGAAAGCCCGGCTTGGGGCCGGGCCTTCTTCCTCAAGTCAGTAGTAGTTTAGCGAGTTAGCGGCGGCGGTCGCCACGGTCGCGGCGGGGGCCGCGGTCACCACGATCGCTGCGCTCACGGGGCGGACGGTCGCCGGACGGAGCGGTGGCCACCGGTGCGCCTTCAGCGGCCGGTGCGGCGCCATCAGCGCCGGGGCCCTTGAGCTTCTCGCGCTGTTCGCGGAGCACGGCCTTGCGGCTGAGCTTGATCTTGTTGCCTTCCTGCGCGAGCACTTTGACGAGGATCTGGTCGCCCTCGTTGAGCTCGTCGCGCACGTTGGCCACGCGATTCTCGCTGATCTCGCTGATGTGGAGCAGGCCGTCGGTTCCGGGGAAGATTTCGACGAACGCGCCGAACTCAGCGATGCGGACGACTTTGCCGAGGTAGGTCTTACCGATTTCGGCCACGGCCGCGATATCGGTGACCATCTGGATGGCCTTCTTGGCGGACTCACCGTCGGAGGCGAAGATGTTCACGGTGCCATCGTCGTGGACGTCGATCTTGACGCCGGTCTGCTCGATGATGCCGCGGATGACCTTGCCGCCCGGTCCAATGATCTCGCGGATCTTGTCGGTGGGGACGGTGACGGTGTAGATGCGGGGCGCGTAGATGCTCATCTCGGGGCGGGACTCGGGTAGAGCCTCTTCCATCTTGCCGAGGATGAACAGGCGCGCTTCGCGAGCCTGGGCGAGCGCTTCCTTCATGATGGCGGTGCTGACGTTGGGCACCTTGATATCCATCTGGAGGCCGGTGATGCCGGCGCGCGTGCCAGCGACCTTGAAGTCCATGTCGCCGTAGTGGTCTTCGGCACCGGCGATGTCGGTGAGGATGGCGTACTTGTCGCCTTCCTTAACGAGACCCATGGCGATGCCGGCCACGGGGGCCTTGAGCTTCACGCCGGCGTCCATCAGGGAGAGGGACGCGCCGCAGACGGTGGCCATCGAGCTGGAGCCGTTGGATTCCAGAATGTCGCTGACGATGCGGAGGG is a window from the uncultured Paludibaculum sp. genome containing:
- a CDS encoding DinB family protein encodes the protein MSIYGASELARSFRTVRKNTIITAQEIPEEQYGFRATPDTRSVAETLIHMAVIPTFGERIHFNDKIDTFVGFDFFGVMGAHYAEEKVPRTKAEIIEMLTVNGERFAKLLDGVTDEMLAETITYPPGMEPAFKTRFEMLLSTKEHEMHHRGQLMLMQRMIGIVPHLTRNFQARVAEIQAARK
- a CDS encoding sialidase family protein, which encodes MPITPKLTRRHCLAGLIAAPAFAAAPEPSVKITVFQAGDDGYHTFRIPALLATRKGTLLAFAEGRKGGRSDSGDIDVVVKRSMDQGRTWSGIELVADHGDDTIGNPCPVQDSKTGRIFLPLTVNPGNVTERQMIDRTVPDRRTVFITSSDDDGLTWTILDEITSFTRKPEWTWYATGPGVGIQTHTGRLIIPCDHAVEGTRATLSHIIYSDDHGRTWQIGGSSDPGTNECQIVELRDGSLMLNMRNYHQQNRRAVSISRDGGTTWEPITHDAALVESVCQASLIARDNVLYFSNPASTKRERLTVRASKDQGKTWSAGQVVHNGPAAYSCLAPLKRDRIGCLYECGETSPYERIVFTSLPQSVLG
- a CDS encoding cellulase family glycosylhydrolase, which gives rise to MKRLLLVSLVAAAAFAQPARWSEKQANDWYAKQPWLVGANYNPANAINELEMWQKETFDPARIDLELGWARSIGMNTMRVFLHDLPWQQDPAGYKQRIGQFLTIAAKHNIRPMFVLFDSCWDPAPKLGRQRAPKPGVHNSGWVQSPGAAALQDPKQHARLEAYVKGVVSAFANDDRVLAWDIWNEPDNTNGSSYGKLEPANKVDLVLPLMKQSFAWARSANPKQPLTAGVWQGDWSTASKLSPMAKAQLELSDVISFHNYDGPAEFEKHIQWLKPLNRPILCTEYMARGNGSTFQGTLPVAKRYKVAAINWGLVAGKSQTFLPWDSWQKPYVDREPAIWFHEVFKTDGTPYKKDETDFIRKITSQK
- a CDS encoding pirin family protein, with translation MTCQGLFCSPLLRQNRKRRGALSNLLPTESTALECAAADSARVLETYPAHETDLGRIRIRRILPVRQRRMIGPWCFLDRYGPLSFTNDKPMDVAPHPHIGLQTVSWLLSGEIIHHDSLGTEALLRPGQLGVMTAGRGITHTEETPVENTGHLNGVQLWVALPDAHRHAPPAFGHHPTPPVLEEPGALIRVILGDWQGHRSKGVAYSPMVGAEMTLHPATSTELPLRPDFEHALIILSGDAAFEGQPLQLDTLYYLGAHRSEMQLSTRAGAQVLVIGGAPFGETILMWWNFVARSQEEISAARADWEQHVRFEDVRAYQGARLRAPQLIGRPITR